A segment of the Pirellulales bacterium genome:
ACGCGACTCGATTCCCGTCAATCCGCAAATGCACTAATTTCAACCATTGCCTTCGGCGAGGGCTAGCAATCCCAAACTCTTAGCTTTGGGAAGGCGACAGTGCGTATGCCGGGAAATCCGTATAGCCTTTCGCCCCGGTGGGCGAGGACCAGTCGGACAGCGGCGCTGGTTCTGCCAGCTGCCAGCAGTTTCTAAACCGAGCCACGAGGTCCGGGTTGCTGATAAACGGTCGCCCAAACGAGATCAAGTCGGCGTGCCCCTCGGCAATCGCCTTCTCCGCCGTCTCTTTGGTATAGCCGCAGTTGCCCATGAGCGGACCGTGGAATACCTTGCGGAACTCGGCCAATGTCATCGGCTCGCCGAGCTGGTGAAAACCGAATGCCAGCCCATCTACTATGTGTAGGTATGCCAACCCAAAACGGTCGAGTTCACTAGCAACGAAAGTGAACTGTTCCCGGAAATCCGGCGACCCCATATCGTTGAAAGCCCCGTTCGGAGCTAAATGCACGCCGACCCGCTGGGCGGGCAAGACGGATGTAACGGCTTCCACCACTTCCTTCAGGAAGCGGTAACGATTCTCGATTGTGCCGCCATATTTATCCGTGCGATGATTTGTTTTCGACTGGAGGAACTGGTCGATCAAGTATCCGTTTGCTGCGTGGAGTTCCACGCCGTCGAATCCGGCTTTCTTGGCGCGCTCGGCGGCTTGCCGGTAGTCGTCCACAACCCGTGAAATCTCGGACGTT
Coding sequences within it:
- a CDS encoding alkene reductase is translated as VTISEEANGWSESPGIYTDEMTEGWKHTTGAMHEKGGAIFAQLWHTGRASHSSFHGGKPAVAPSAIKNNDPEIHTPTGKQPNEVPRALETSEISRVVDDYRQAAERAKKAGFDGVELHAANGYLIDQFLQSKTNHRTDKYGGTIENRYRFLKEVVEAVTSVLPAQRVGVHLAPNGAFNDMGSPDFREQFTFVASELDRFGLAYLHIVDGLAFGFHQLGEPMTLAEFRKVFHGPLMGNCGYTKETAEKAIAEGHADLISFGRPFISNPDLVARFRNCWQLAEPAPLSDWSSPTGAKGYTDFPAYALSPSQS